GCGAGTTCGACTGCGCCCGCTGCGGGTTCTTCCTCGAAGAGCGGGCTCACCCAACCGACCCGATCACCGGTGAGGCGGTGCGCTGGTCGCGGCGCAGTCCCAGCCGCTACGAGCACCGCACACCAGGATCCATGGTCCGCGTCGATGTCAAAAGCTCGGCCGCATCCCCGCCGGGTGCGGGTGGCGGCTGCACGGTCGCCACGCCGCGATCTCAGTTGCCCACCGGCACAAGAACACCAAGATCGGCTATGACTACGTGCACACCGCGGACGACCGCACCCGGCTGGCCTACAGCGAAGTCCCGATTCCTGTGCCGGTACAACACTCAACGAGGCCACTCCGCCCTCGGCGGACAACACCCATCACCGACTCGCCGCCTGACAACAACGTCTCAGGTCACGACACCTACCTAGTTGCTCAGCGACGTCGGCGCGATGGGAAAATCGAAGTAGGTGTCCGGAAATGCCTCGGGCTTGAAGGTGAAGTGCCACCACTCCAGTTCGTAGTTCTGCAGGCCCTGCCGTTCGAGGCCTTCCTTGAGCAGCAGCCGATTCTTCAGCTGCTCGCCCTGCACCCGGGGGTCCAGGGTGTGCGAGAGGGTGTCGAAGCAGTCGTAGCCGGTGCCCATGTCGATGCTGTTGTCAGGGAAGCGTTCGGGCTGCGGTGCCGCACAGTCCACCAGCGGTAGGCCAGGGGTGTCGGGCGCGGTAGGCGCCGCCGGCAGGCGGACCAGGGTGAGGTCCACAGTGTTGCCTCGGCTGTGTCCGGACTTGTCGGCAATGTAGCCGTCGTCGAACAGCCGCGCCTTGTCCACTCGCGGATAGAACTCTGCTTTCATTCGCTGGTCGGCCAGATCAGCTGCCCAGTTGACGAATTCGTTCACGGCGCGCTGCGGGCGATAGCAGTCGTAGATCTTCAGGGAATAGCCCTGTGCCAGGAACTCCTCCTGTGCGCGGTGCAGGGCGTCGGCCGCCGGACGGGTCAGAATGCACATCGGTGCCTCGTACCCGTCGACCGGTTCACCGCTGAAGTTGTGTGGTGTGGCGTAGCGGATGTCCAGCAGGATCGTGGAATCGACATCGCTGAG
The DNA window shown above is from Mycolicibacterium confluentis and carries:
- a CDS encoding M15 family metallopeptidase, whose translation is MRLPLKVAAVAAAVFMATVATGPGAAAQSDPTAPPEFVSLSDVDSTILLDIRYATPHNFSGEPVDGYEAPMCILTRPAADALHRAQEEFLAQGYSLKIYDCYRPQRAVNEFVNWAADLADQRMKAEFYPRVDKARLFDDGYIADKSGHSRGNTVDLTLVRLPAAPTAPDTPGLPLVDCAAPQPERFPDNSIDMGTGYDCFDTLSHTLDPRVQGEQLKNRLLLKEGLERQGLQNYELEWWHFTFKPEAFPDTYFDFPIAPTSLSN